A window of Nicotiana tabacum cultivar K326 chromosome 24, ASM71507v2, whole genome shotgun sequence contains these coding sequences:
- the LOC107779749 gene encoding protein FEZ-like, translating to MEERNEKEKMDEVMLPGFRFHPTDEELVGFYLRRKVQQKPISIELIKQLDIYKYDPWDLPKLATVGEKEWYFYCPRDRKYRNSARPNRVTGAGFWKATGTDRPIYSSEGSKCIGLKKSLVFYKGRAAKGIKTDWMMHEFRLPSITDSTAPKRFLDKHIPPNDSWAICRIFKKANSNTHRALSHSWVSPTVPENTTSDFLTSSHFTNYSNEISLINKTSSPIQFSGCSINDLQNSSSNMTSFSTLDLPLYKSLNSNYDPITSYTFSSCTETSEILPLPKCINMSNNNIDASSLLLNMSSSIFGDYSIPLPENIEGGGVHDQETTLKEANHVNNMDHMEEQWRNVRSIGLLPLNNFPLNMAADAWKTNLLWDSSPCPSSEIATSYSTNKCYT from the exons ATGGAAGagagaaatgagaaagaaaaaatggatgaagtGATGCTACCAGGGTTTCGTTTTCATCCAACTGATGAAGAGTTAGTAGGGTTTTATCTAAGGAGGAAAGTTCAGCAGAAACCTATCTCCATAGAACTTATCAAGCAACTTGACATCTATAAGTATGATCCATGGGATCTACCAA AGTTGGCAACAGTGGGAGAAAAAGAGTGGTATTTCTACTGTCCAAGGGATAGAAAATATAGAAATAGTGCAAGGCCAAATCGAGTAACTGGAGCTGGTTTTTGGAAAGCCACAGGTACAGATAGGCCTATTTACTCTTCTGAAGGATCTAAATGCATTGGCTTGAagaaatccctagttttctacaaAGGTAGAGCTGCAAAAGGCATTAAAACTGACTGGATGATGCATGAGTTTAGGTTACCTTCTATCACTGACTCCACAGCACCAAAAAGATTCTTGGACAAACATATTCCTCCTAAT GACTCATGGGCAATATGCAGGATTTTCAAGAAAGCAAACTCCAATACACATAGAGCTCTTTCTCATTCTTGGGTATCACCAACAGTACCTGAAAACACTACATCAGATTTTCTAACCAGCAGCCACTTTACTAATTATTCAAATGAAATTTCATTGATAAACAAAACAAGTTCACCTATCCAATTTAGTGGTTGTAGCATTAATGATTTACAAAACTCATCATCTAATATGACTAGTTTCTCCACATTAGATCTTCCACTTTACAAATCCCTCAACTCAAACTATGACCCTATCACAAGTTACACATTTTCTTCTTGTACTGAAACTTCTGAAATACTACCATTACCAAAATGCATCAATATGAGCAATAATAATATTGATGCTTCTTCTTTGCTTCTAAACATGTCATCTTCTATATTTGGAGATTATTCGATACCGTTACCGGAGAATATAGAAGGTGGTGGTGTTCATGATCAAGAAACAACCTTAAAGGAAGCTAATCATGTGAACAATATGGATCATATGGAGGAACAATGGAGAAATGTTAGATCTATTGGATTACTTCCTTTGAATAATTTTCCTTTGAATATGGCTGCTGATGCTTGGAAGACGAATTTGCTTTGGGATTCTTCTCCTTGTCCTAGCAGTGAAATAGCCACAAGTTATTCTACTAACAAGTGCTACACTTGA